A window of Lagenorhynchus albirostris chromosome 11, mLagAlb1.1, whole genome shotgun sequence contains these coding sequences:
- the LOC132528782 gene encoding protein FAM50A-like, with translation MAQYKGAASEAGRAMHLMKKREKQHEQMEQMKQRIAEENIMKSNIDKKFSVHYDAVEAELKSSTVGLVTLNDMKAKQEALVKEREKQLAKKEQSKELQLKLEKLREKERQKEAKRKISSLSFTLEEEDEAGNDEELKRKEITKKRKLGKNPDVDTSFLRDRDREEEENRLREELRQEWEAKQEKIKSEEIEITFSYWDGSGHRRTVKMKKGNTMQQFLEKALEILRKDFSELRSAGVDKLMYIKEDLIIPHHHSFYDFIVTKARGKSGPLFNFDVHDDVRLLSDATVEKDESHAGKVVLRSWYEKNKHIFPASRWEPYDPEKKWDKYTIR, from the coding sequence ATGGCGCAGTACAAGGGTGCCGCAAGCGAGGCAGGCCGCGCCATGCACCTGATGAAGAAGCGGGAGAAGCAGCACGAGCAGATGGAGCAGATGAAGCAGAGGATCGCGGAGGAGAACATAATGAAATCCAACATTGACAAGAAGTTCTCTGTGCACTACGATGCCGTGGAGGCGGAGCTCAAGTCCAGCACCGTGGGTCTTGTGACCCTGAACGACATGAAAGCTAAGCAGGAGGCCCTGGTGAAGGAGCGGGAGAAGCAGCTGGCCAAGAAGGAGCAGTCGAAGGAGCTGCAGCTGAAGCTGGAGAAGCTGCGAGAGAAGGAGCGCCAGAAGGAGGCCAAGCGGAAGATCTCCAGCCTGTCCTTCACCCTGGAGGAAGAGGATGAGGCAGGCAACGACGAGGAGCTGAAGAGGAAAGAGAtcacaaaaaagaggaaactggggAAGAACCCAGATGTGGACACGAGCTTCTTGCGTGACCGAGaccgggaggaggaggagaatcgGCTCCGGGAGGAGCTACGGCAGGAGTGGGAAGCCAAGCAGGAGAAGATCAAGAGCGAGGAGATCGAGATCACCTTCAGTTACTGGGATGGCTCTGGGCACCGGCGTACAGTCAAGATGAAAAAGGGCAACACTATGCAGCAGTTCCTGGAGAAGGCCCTCGAGATCCTGCGCAAAGACTTCAGCGAGCTAAGGTCGGCAGGGGTGGATAAGCTCATGTACATCAAGGAGGACCTAATCATACCCCACCACCACAGCTTCTATGACTTCATCGTCACCAAGGCGCGAGGGAAGAGCGGGCCCCTCTTCAACTTCGACGTTCACGATGACGTGCGGTTGCTCAGCGACGCCACCGTGGAGAAGGACGAGTCGCACGCGGGCAAGGTGGTGCTGCGGAGCTGGTACGAGAAGAACAAGCACATCTTCCCCGCCAGCCGCTGGGAGCCCTACGACCCTGAGAAGAAGTGGGACAAGTACACGATCCGGTGA